One Pocillopora verrucosa isolate sample1 chromosome 10, ASM3666991v2, whole genome shotgun sequence genomic window carries:
- the LOC131796307 gene encoding beta-galactosidase, translating to MLSATWTSILLFISFVHSSSSRSFTIDYENDVFLKDGEPFRYISGSFHYFRVAEFYWKDRLAKMKAAGLNTLQTYVAWNMHEAQEGKYDFEGNNDLVGFIQMAQSVGLLVIVRAGPYICAEWDLGGFPPWLLRNYTTAKLRSSSDKGYIAAVDRWMGVLLPKLKPLLYANGGPIIAVQVENEYGSYFTCDHQYMSHLQEVFEQHLGKDVILFTTDGANDKMLECGSLPSLFTTVDFGPGVDPAVPFTLLRKYQPNGPLVNSEFYPGWLDHWAEQHQTRNAAEFAIYLDKILALNASVNMYMFEGGTNFGFMNGANGYQDSRVFQPQPTSYDYDAPLTEAGDPTTKYFVIMETIAKYATVPPGPVPPPTQKFAYGKVNMTKISSIFDALHFLTPSGPVSRKDTLSMEQIGQNYGFILYRTIIPVSGPAANLGIPGLRDRGIVFVNQVRQATLIRVGGKTNATIEVKEGATLDILVENMGRVNYGPHLQDPKGILGNVTLNGAVLRNWTIYPLHLDDFVGRKKSSLIKLKSKSSVQIPSFYHGNIPPAPEGIPMDTFLKLPGWFKGQAFVNGFNIGRYWPVVGPQITLYVPASILNSGKEVTEVVLLELDNAPCEDPKGCFVDFVETPVIDGPVRPMTSKKILPDAVYDDWTAKYKDFLPSYVKTKKQVLDILSSRL from the exons ATGCTGTCTGCAACTTGGACCTCGATTTTACTGTTTATATCTTTTGTCCACAGCTCATCTTCTCGCTCATTCACGATTGACTATGAAAATGACGTTTTTCTTAAGGATGGAGAACCATTCCGATACATTTCGGGAAGTTTTCACTACTTTCGCGTTGCAGAGTTTTACTGGAAGGATCGATTGGCAAAAATGAAAGCCGCGGGTCTGAATACCTTGCAAAC GTATGTTGCTTGGAATATGCATGAAGCTCAAGAAGGAAAGTATGATTTTGAAGGAAACAATGATTTGGTTGGTTTCATTCAGATGGCTCAATCTGTTGGACTTCTAGTCATTGTCAGAGCAg GTCCATATATTTGTGCTGAGTGGGATCTG GGTGGCTTTCCTCCCTGGTTGCTTAGAAATTATACAACAGCAAAATTGAGATCATCTTCAGACAAAG GTTATATTGCTGCAGTGGACCGCTGGATGGGTGTCTTGCTTCCAAAGTTAAAGCCACTTTTGTATGCCAATGGGGGACCAATCATTGCTGTTCAG GTAGAGAATGAATATGGTAGCTACTTCACCTGTGATCACCAGTATATGTCTCACCTTCAAGAAGTGTTTGAACAACATCTTGGTAAAGACGTTATTCTGTTTACCACGGATGGTGCTAACGATAAAATGCTTGAATGTGGATCATTACCTTCTCTGTTTACTACAGTGGATTTTGGGCCAG GAGTTGATCCTGCAGTTCCTTTTACCCTCCTGCGAAAATATCAACCCAACGGACCTCTGGTGAATTCTGAGTTTTATCCTGGCTGGCTTGACCACTGGGCTGAGCAACACCAGACAAGGAATGCAGCAGAATTTGCAATTTACCTTGACAAAATCCTTGCACTGAATGCCTCTGTTAATATGTACATGTTTGAAGGTGGCACCAACTTTGGTTTCATGAATG GAGCCAATGGCTATCAAGATAGTCGCGTCTTCCAACCACAGCCTACCAGCTATGACTACGATGCTCCACTGACAGAAGCAGGAGACCCTACTACAAAGTATTTTGTAATCATGGAAACCATCGCTAAATATGCCACAGTCCCCCCAGGTCCTGTCCCTCCCCCCACGCAGAAATTTGCGTATGGAAAGGTCAATATGACCAAA ATCAGTTCTATTTTTGATGCCCTGCATTTCCTTACACCATCTGGACCTGTTTCGAGGAAGGATACTTTGAGTATGGAGCAGATCGGGCAAAACTATGGATTTATCCTGTATCGAACGATTATACCCGTCAGTGGTCCTGCAGCAAACCTAGGAATCCCTGGACTACGGGACAGAGGAATTGTCTTTGTGAACCAG GTCCGTCAAGCGACACTTATTCGAGTAGGTGGAAAGACCAATGCCACCATAGAAGTTAAAGAAGGCGCAACCTTGGACATCCTGGTGGAAAACATGGGCCGGGTTAACTACGGCCCCCATTTACAAGACCCAAAAGGGATCCTTGGAAATGTGACCCTTAACGGCGCGGTCCTCAGAAACTGGACCATATACCCTCTGCACCTAGACGATTTTGTTGGTCGTAAAAAGTCTTCATTGATCAAGCTCAAAAGCAAAAGTAGTGTTCAAATCCCATCGTTTTATCATGGGAACATTCCCCCTGCACCAGAAGGTATCCCAATGGACACGTTTCTCAAACTTCCTGGTTGGTTTAAG GGTCAGGCTTTTGTAAATGGATTCAACATTGGACGTTATTGGCCAGTGGTTGGACCCCAGATCACCCTGTATGTCCCAGCGAGCATCCTTAATTCGGGTAAGGAGGTAACCGAAGTTGTTCTCTTGGAACTAGATAACGCTCCTTGTGAGGACCCCAAGGGCTGTTTTGTGGACTTCGTGGAAACACCTGTGATTGATGGACCTGTGCGACCCATgacatcaaagaaaattttgccaGATGCGGTTTACGACGACTGGACTGCGAAATATAAGGACTTTTTACCCTCGTACGTCAAGACAAAGAAGCAAGTTTTAGATATCCTCAGTTCTCGGCTATAA
- the LOC131796323 gene encoding uncharacterized protein, whose amino-acid sequence MWLSCSIHSLLVFAFLVLIIMGTAADKSAVLTLKENSAENIEGCYGQRKGHALCFVINETFVHLKSKDNRTLAHFRDLQDEMFLFQVLDDVFLGEKSSKFPVHLNASHSNLHDNTRKDIFYLEHKHLMTNRDSFADKFYSALDRLKNTTKLVLLHHLSTELKKNVGNHPLLMRFHMLAMTLEAKYGSNDSVVPERRWSNEDGRYKERKTKFGHVRKKRTLFQEEKENSCQDLRSDPNNNDCLGMCGYGCSCWYFICGNCCQNRLCFEHDKCCRHDMYTINCLIPIVHSLSCEDGYGGYPSCLQ is encoded by the exons ATGTGGTTGTCTTGCTCCATTCATTCACTTCTCGTGTTCGCCTTCTTAGTTCTTATAATCATGGGCACAGCGGCAGATAAGAGCGCCGTTTTGACCTTGAAAGAGAATTCAGCAGAGAACATTGAAGGTTGCTATGGTCAAAGGAAAGGCCACGCTTTGTGTTTCGTCATAAACGAGACATTTGTTCACTTGAAGAGCAAAGATAACAGAACGTTAGCTCACTTCAGGGACCTACAGGATGAAATGTTTCTCTTTCAAGTACTGGACGATGTGTTTCTCGG GGAAAAGTCGTCTAAATTTCCTGTGCATCTCAATGCAAGCCACAGCAACCTACATGACAATACCCGGAAGGATATCTTCTACTTGGAACACAAACATCTCATGACAAACCGAGATTCATTTGCTGACAAATTCTATTCGGCATTGGACCGGCTGAAGAACACAACGAAGCTTGTGTTATTGCACCACCTGTCgactgaattgaaaaagaacGTAGGTAACCACCCACTCTTGATGCGGTTCCACATGCTTGCCATGACTTTAGAAGCAAAATACGGCTCTAATGACAGCGTTGTCCCTGAAAGACGATGGAGCAATGAAGATGGACGATACAAAGAAAGGAAGACCAAGTTTGGACACGTTCGAAAGAAAAGAACACTTTTtcaagaagagaaagagaattCTTGTCAAGATTTGAGGTCTGATCCCAATAACAACGATTGTCTAGGAATGTGCGGCTACGGATGTTCATGTTGGTATTTTATTTGTGGCAATTGTTGCCAAAATCGACTTTGCTTTGAACATGACAAATGTTGTCGACATGACATGTACACCATAAACTGCCTCATTCCGATTGTTCATTCATTGAGCTGTGAAGACGGGTATGGTGGCTACCCCAGCTGCTTACAATGA